The genomic window ACCCGGCCcgtcctccatgatgacaaCCGACCCCACCCACGTGGTCCCTCCTATAGCAGTGTGTCGCTTTGTGAGAAGTTGGCCTCCACAGGCTGCATCAGCTCCCCCTCCGCCCCTTCCTCGCTGTGTCTTCAGGAGGAGGTCCAGGGGGACAGCAGCACCTTAAAGGGATCTTAGCTTCTAACCCATTTGCGCCTATCCAGCATGTATCATGCACCGCCGCATCCAGTTGTTGCCACCCCTCCCTTGTATGCTTACAGTATCTGCAGAGACCTCACAGACTGTTATGACGGGAAATAAGGGGCATCCATTTTTGTCACATCTTCTCCAAAGACAGTGATAAGAGTTTGTTGGGTTACCCCATCTTGGTACTCTGCCTCTTTCCTCTCCAACGACAACAGTTAGTTTGTGGAGCCTCATGTCATTTACAGTACACAAATCCCGCTGTTCCTGGTGACCCTTTGGGCTTGTTGTTTCCAGTAATCACAGTAGTCTCTCTGCTTACGTATGATGCACATCATCATGACATCTTTACTTGTATCCTAGCAACATAAACAAGCTAacattctgagaaaaaaaaaacattttagactGTTTAACTGTTTGTGATGGTGTGAGtgacaaacataaaaacaagcTTTTAATGGGGGTCATTTTTACTTGCGTTCATTTACCTTTTAGATTTTTCActcaaaatgtattcatataaCAACATAAAATACTGTGTCAACTTTATGTACACTAAGGATGGGcttcaaactttttccattgGGACAGACAGAAAAATAGAAGACGCTAACACCAATCCAATGCACTGGAGGTCAAGATTTGCTAAACTATCTGATCAAAACATCCAAATCTTCGCTTTGTTTTATAGGTGGCAAACCATTATCGTCAATCCAGCTATGTCGACTAGCGTTGAGGGTCAAGAACGTTACGGTGAAATGTGTTTTATAATGCACTGATACAATGTAGAATCCATTCAGTCTCCATTGTTCGTTACTacaacacaggaagctaaaaTCGCTCGTCAACAAGAGTTGTGGTTGCTTATGCTCAGGACAACACCGCCCCCTGGCCTTTTGGTTGATAATTGCAAGTGACAAGTGCGGCCCAACTCTGATTTCATAAAAGGTTTCATAGCTAAACCCACTTACATAGACTTCGACTTGGTGCTtgcatgctaatattattattttcaaatgtataaaCTTACATAGACATTGTTTTCATgatcattgttagcatgttaacatgtatGCTAACTTGCATGTCAGCATTGTTATTACGCTAATgagagcatgttagcatttaagccatttttatatggataaacttacataaaggCAAAGCACTATTATGCAACGTGTTAGCATTGTTGGTATGCTAAatctagcatgttaacattttttattttcaattttcaacaTAGTGATATTATGTTccgtgttagcatgccagcatCTAGCATGTTACtattactagcatgctaaaattagcattttttgctattttcaaaaGTATAAACTTACATATACGGTGGTTttgtgttagtatgctaacagtttACATGTTAGCAAAGCTAACAGTATTTTAGCcaaatttttaatgtattatctTACACTGACACtaaacactatcatgctaagatgctaacagtTACCATGTTAACtgcagcatttcagtccagtgTCAGTTCATCAGggctaagtgttagcattctaacagttagcatgctcgcTGTAGCATTTCAGTCTGGCCTCAGCTTGTCAGGATTTGGGCGTGGGACTCGACAGCAAGTGCAGCACACATCATTAAAACATGCACGcaggacttcctgttcagtgcaaattAAGTGTCACAATAATAGCATGGCAGTATTAACATCTTAATTGGTCCTCGGGTCACCTTTTGGACACCAATTAATCCCATGCTTAGGCACGTGTGagtgttataatgcacacaaGATGAAACAAAGATGGCTGTAAGAGGAACGTGAGCAGAGTGATGATGCTATGTAAGGTTTTTTTATTCATGGGATTGCTACGGAGtatgttttaaaatataatgGACGTAAGATGAGCATTGTCACCTATTCCAGGCAGCGTGCAAAACATTCaaaatcaatttttatttttcaaaatacacGCCACATTGGCATCAAAGTTGCTGCACATGATCCTTACCTGTCAGCATTTGCATTTTAATATAAGGGATTTTGGGATgaaaatgagggaaaataatttaCCATATCTTGACCTGCATTGGATTGATATCAGCATGTTTATTGAACTTTTGGAGATGTGgctctcagtggaaaaagttgggACACCCCCGCCTTACATTGCATTTTTGTAAACAAGGAAGTCACCGAAATGTTTTCATTGGAAAACACACTCCTTACAGAATCACAAGTTTTAAGATTGAATTAAACTGATCCAAACAAAGACCAATGTAAACAAAGCaacataatttagattttttaaatataatttttggtGAAACTCATTACATTGTTCGTTTACTGGCTATATTTGTTCCCTTACTGCGGGTTTTTAGCTTAGCGTTCCTAACAAAGCTCATCTGCCACATTCAGAAAAAGCTCCAAGTGCATCCGTGGCAgcggattgcaaggtttacatcGTAATCGCAATGGATGTCAACCATAACACAATAATGCACACACAATGGCTCTTCTAAGGTCAGATGTAGTTTGTCACCATCctaaaacctttattaacttTACAGGCATACATAACGACTTCATTTGCAAAAGTGAAATTATTGTACTCGGTTGAGGCTTAGTACATAGTACACCTTTGGCCACCTTTAACACAAAGCTAACATGCAGACTGTTTTATTTAGCTTAGCATCACAAAAGTATGACTTTTCACCCCCTTTTCCAGCCAATGACTAAAATAAGCTTTTGGAGATGAGCTATCCTACCTGATTCGCGgccattttgggggaaaaaatatccTGGGGTAGTCACATgaccactccaaaatgtttccACTACATAACGTAGATACTGAATGAATTGAAGTCAAGCATAAATGATATTAAGACTTTTCAATGGGTTAAACACTCCTGTGTTCTATAGAACAACGCAATATTTGggccacattaaaaaataataatcggAGATTTCGACCTTACTCTcaatttttctcgtaaattttaaagttttcaattttattctcgtaatgtaTGACAGTATTctcaaaatacttttttcaatGTGGTCCTAATATTGCACCTTATTGCTAGACTGTTCTATTAAAATCCAATAACTTTATtatgaaggattttttttttgatcacaTGAAAACAAAGTTAAGGTccgatttggtcattttgttcCTCTTTGGTGTAATAAAATGTGCCGTGCCACGGTGGTCATATCGTTGTTtcgcatcatgccatgtttctAGCTTTTGCCTgtaaccgtttttttttttgtttgtttgtttgtttgtttttttggctcGATGCTACTTATGAGACTGCACACAGATGTACATAAGTATTTTATTGCTGATGCTTTCTCAGAGAAGACAACACAAACAGCGACAGACTTAAGTGGGCGGCGACGGGCTTTGACGTCATTTTAATGGGTCGGATGGTTTATGATGGAATCTTAACTATTCTTCGGGCGGAAATTACTGTTAGCCTTTTTCATTTGAAAGGGGCCATTGAAGTGAAAGAATGTCTTAGATACATtgaacgattttttttttttttgtatttatcgTTGTATTTCTGTGTGCTCTGATGAGTGAAAGGGTTGAAAATATTCACAACTATTTTAGGGATGGGCATGGGAAACGGTTAACTGATCATTAACCACAGTACGTCGGCTAAGGCGCTTAACAAAACCAATTTTCAAAAAACAGAAGACAGCAGTTAAACGGGTAAATGTTGAAAACCAGTAGAGGTGCTCTTAATTTAGTTTCAACTCCACCTGAAGAACAACGTCAGCCATAAGTTCCTCAAATTCAATGTTCAATGAACAAAGTTCAATGGAATAATTCCGTCatgttcggaatggaatattttccactctattttccctagggttagggttctggATGGGTACTGCAACACATTCTCAAGACCTTTCACTTGGAACAattaattaatctcagttaatcTTAGTTTCTTTATGAGTCCCCTTTTCTGTCTCCTGGCTGAGACACCCAGCCCCCTAGCCAAGGATTGGTTGAAACCAGACCAGATCAATACCCCAACTGGTCATTAGAAATGCGTCCAGGGCTTGGACTTTGCTAGACCTTGGCTGGTGGGCTGACCGTTCTTTCCAGCGCTGGCTGGCGTtgcaattgtttgtttttactcattttaatattaaattctCATTCTAACTTAAGACTCTTGGCATTATTTTACAGCTGGTAGAACAAAATAAGTATACTGGTAAATATTAGTATACTGTGTACACATAAATTTTGACCGTGTAGTCCGGGAAATAACCCGCTTCTTATTCCGTTCACTACTTTCCACCACTAGGGGATGCTCCTCAACTACAATTATTTCAAGTTAGTCCCTTCCTGGTTATGCCGTACAGGAAATGCCCATCCCTAACAAAATTCTATTTGACAAACATATCAGTTAATGGTTGGAAAAGACTAACAAAAACTGTCGGGTTTTGGCTTCGTCTCCCAACTGTCGCGCTCACCTAATCGCTCCTAAATGTGTGTTGTATACCCGCAGAGcatgctgaaaaaaacaacaacactagGATGTGTTCAGTAGACGTACTATGTCATTGGCAGAACCTCCTTGTTGTTTTGTggcgctttctttttttttttgttaatttgatTTTTGGTTTGAAGAAAAGTGTTTATTGTGATTACTGTTATTTAGTGATGTGATAATTAAACATTCAATAAAAATGGATTAAAATTCTCATTTTCTTTCCAATGTTTGTGTTGTCTGGTACAACAACGTATTAGGGTCACATTGAAAAGAAGCTACTCTGCGCTCCACATCTTGGAAACCATCAGTTGATGCTAAATAATGcaatttgttacattttaacattacttttgagAAAAGTACAATGGAAAAATAGGAGgacaatatattacaatatagtaaaataatttgtactgttacactcttctgcactctgtgtgtatgctaccggccccgcctccacccaccgagacagaGACTGTATAACTGCCAAAAGGGCCTACTATGTTCggtgaggaaaacaaacaatggATTGAAGCTAGCAAAATTTTGAAAGTGCCCAAAAgctgttgtttttcttaaaagagaaatattgtcatgttttaatcttgtgagatctgaaagtatttgctcatattttggctagctaacaataaGGTTAAAATCAAGCACATAGTTTATGAAGATGTTTTTAAGTACGCGATGCAACGTATAGCTTAAACACAGTTAAATACATAGTTTCACAAGTACTGATAAACTTAGTGTGACCCTTgtcaccacacacacgcacacacacacacacacacacacacacacacatacacacacatacaagagAACTAGAGTGATGACCAAGGCAGGAGATATCTGGTATATATGATATGGCTTGTTTACAGCACAAGAAATCGCAGAACGTTCCAGACGTCCTGGCATCATCCTTGCTGACAAGAAAGACCGAGATGGGCCGGTCATGCTGAAACCAGGGCGACGGCACGTGCTGATTGGTCCACGtcttgaaatgtataaaaagccaggcagggaaagaaagggtgctttttgcagctgcgctgtactaAGACCCAACTTACTGTGGGCATACAGGGAATGCAattaagcccggacgtctgtattagatcTTGTTTGTATCAGGAATAAATACTCATAGTTACTCATGGTTTTCATATACCGGTTTGGTTATTTAGTCTTCCCATATCCTCAATTCGACACCCACAAGGAGATCGCCTGGAAGTAAGGGAGGTCGAGATTTCCTtcagatcttgtgacacccctactgtTAAACAGTTCACAAATGGTGGttttttttggccaaaaatCTTTAGTCCTCTGATAATATGCTGGTCGATAATCGATATGATCaataatttctattttttggACCAATTTTTCATGGTCATGAGGTGTAATTCACATTTGAACCACTAGATGGTACAGTGTGAGCCACATTAGCTTGCCACAGAAGTTGCCTGTATGTGTTGTTGGGCTGAGTTGCAAGCTGTTGACGGTAAAGGAAGAGATCAACCACATTGTTCTTAATGTTTCACAGACATATCACAATTATACAATATGTCATCGTATTGAATGGTTGCATTTCTTTTGACATGTAGCGGGCGACATTGTTTGTGAGCGCGCACCATTCTgcactgttttgtttatttactttgacGACCGAAGTGTCGACTGTCGGGACGAAGGCTCCTCGATTGGTAAGTTTTTTGTAAGTCCATGTCGGTCTTTGGTGTTCATGCTCTCAccttgttcattctgtttaaaaccaaaatattcccacactgGGGCTGTTGGCTGTGGCATTCGCTTCAGAAACCATCGTTTTTGTGTTAGCGGAATACTGACCGATAATAAAATTTGTAGTATTTCCCACTTCCAGtccatgtacagtataataataataataataagtgtcaCCTGCCATTACCATGTTGGCCTTACATTGGTTCCACATTATCCAGATTTAAGAtgagtattagtagtagtactttttttaaatcactctGAATGATGTCAATTTCCTTGTCacatcattacatcatcagGTGTCACAGACCTAAAGTCTCTGTGATGTCAGTACGCGTTCAAGCACCTTCCGGTCATGGGGCTTGCCACGTTTCCAATGAGCAATACACTCAGTATGATCGTAGtcaaaaacacttcctgttccaAAATACACTAAGTTTCTACTCAACTCAATACATTTGGACAGGTGATTGTATTTGTCCATTGTGTCCCAAGCCCACATATTAGATCACAACATTGTGTTATTTTCCTACACTGTGTTTTCCCACCCTTCTGAATGGAGTTGGGTAGTTGAATCTACCAGACAACCCCCCCCTTGTACTTGTTGATAAACTCTATTCATCTCTATTCAGGTATGACTTGCATGATCTCGATGCAAATTATCGAGATGGATATTCATCCATTGGTCATCATTAGATTTTGAGTCTTTACTGTCAAACCGAAACTGGAAactattgattttatttgaatacacaaaatgaaaccaacTAGTTTCATTCAatagtgatttttttgttttacagcaTATGAAGGCTgtgaaaaatgtgatatcggttgatatcggtgtCAGATATTGTGAAAAccgttatttttaaaaatgctgtaaacGACACATATAGGCCCTatataagcataaaaatgtgatatcggatATCttgaaaaccaatattttttaaatgatatatacaacacatatcggcccaatatcagaattaaaatgtgatatcagttgATACTGGATATCgtgaaaaatgattttttaaaaatgctgtataaaacacatatcggcccaatatcagcataaaaatgtgatatcggttgatatcggtatcggattgTGAAGAACAATACtctaaaaatgctgtatacaacacatatcggcgcaatatcagcataaaaatgtgatatcagttgatatcggcaTTGGATAGTgtgaaaaccaatatttttaaaatgctatatacaacacatatcggcccaatatcggcataaaaatgtgatatcattTGATATCAGATATTGTGAAAAACGATATTGTAAACATGCTGTATACAATAcatatcggcccaatatcagcgcaaaaatgtgatatcggtatcggaccaGTTTCATTATCATAATAAGcagtacagtgttccctcgctctATTGCGGTTCACCTTTCACAGACTCGctgtttgtgatttttttttacagcatatgAATGCTGTTACAGGccgagcctggccctttaagaataattgcattgtgggaagttgaGTCTTGTACTTCTTAGCAGGTGGCTTGTGtgccctgattggctgtagaccattgtcaatcaatcccCTTTGTGCCCTCTTGCCATTAGGGTTACCGTTGTAACCCCAATGGCAGTTcgacaaggacataaaaacgctacagtacaaCAGAATGGTGCCAGTTTCTTGTGTCCGTTAAAATTTAAATAAGGTTTGAAATTTTTTgagtgtttaaacaaaaaagaaacatgaaaaaatgttaatgcctgtctgagaaaagtgtCTACAGTAAggggttttacagccttaaaacatatataatactGATAAAAAGCGGGATAACCGATCCCTCCGCTCTAAACAAGGGAACACTGTATTTGTAAAATGTGAATGAAGACTTCTCAGATGATCCGATATTCCATTTTATAACTACTTCTTTCACAAACTAGGTCTTTCACTAACGTGACCACAGGGATGCCATTTGTGAAAAAAGCACGGCAGATTCCAGGCCGTTTCACAGTCATCGATAATAAAGCAAAGAAATCCGGACTACGTGGAACAGTATTCTCAGTCAATGGCGATAATTATACTGGAGAGTGGTTGGACAATAAGAAACATGGTGAGTTAAGTCAAAATGTTTCCATTGAATACAATTTGTCTTGTTTACCGTATTGTACTGTGTTTGTTTATGACTATTTCAGGCTGGGGAACCCAGGAGTGGAAGACGTCTGGTGCCCTTTACAATGGAGAGTGGAAGTTAGGGAAACATGAGGGACATGGCATCTATAGTGTACTTCTACCGGACACTAAGACGTACGTGACGCAGTACTGTGGCGAGTGGAAAAATGGAATGAAGCACGTACGTATATAAAATACTTTCAACTCAGAACCCAGACCTATTTTTACTTAGCAGAAAATGACGGGGGATATAGCACAGACCAAGTAGAACAcagaacatacagtattttgttaTCTAGTATTACTAATTTTtcacgattaattggttccaaagtGATTAAGTGATTAATAGGACTTCCACTAAGCATTATCTCAATATTAACGCATTTGATACCAAATACGTAGTTATacgtttttattagggatgtctgataatttgcggtatcgataattatcggcccaatattcgcataaaaatgcgatatcggttgatatcagtatcagatattatgaaaaccgatattttaaaaatgctgtatacaacacatatctgcacaatatcagcataaaaatatgatatcagttgatattggatatcattaaaaatgatatttaaaaattgctgtatacaacacatatcggcataaatatgtgatattggttgatatcggtatcgaaTCGTGAAAAACAATATTCTAAAAATGATGTATTAAACACATatgagcataaaaatgtgatatcggttgaaATCGGCACCAGATAttatgaaaaccaatattttaaaaatgctgtatacaacacattttgtcacaatattagcataaaaatgtgatattggttgatatcggcaTTGGATAATGtgaaaaccaatatttaaaaaatgctatatACAACACGGCCCAATAtcatcataaaaatgtgatatcagttgatattggtatcggatatcatgaaaaccgatatttaaaaaatgctgcatacaacacattttggcccaatatcggcataaaaatgtgatatcggttgatattggaTATCGTGAAaaacgatatttaaaaaatgctgtataaaaCACATATCGGCGAAatgtcagcataaaaatgcgatatcagttgatatcgctATTGGATATCgtgaaaaccaatatttttaaaatgctgtatacaacacgtATCGGCCCAATATCGGCACacaaatgtgatatcggttgatatcagtattagATATTGTGAAaaacgatatttaaaaaatgctgtaaacaaCACATATctgcccaatatcagcataaaaatgtaatatcggttgatatcgtaTCGGATatcatgaaaaacgatattttaaaaatgctgtaggcccagtatcagcataaaaattttatatcggttgatatcggatATTGTGAAAAccgatatatttttaaaaatgctatatACAACACATATCTGCCCAATATTAGCATAAAATTTTGATATTGGTATCAAATATTGTGAAAACAGTTATTGTAAAAAATGCTGTAGACAATACATATAGGCccaatatcaacataaaaatgtgatatcggtttaTATTGGTATCGGATATTgtgaaaaccgatatttaaaaaatgctgtatacaacacatatcggcccaatatcagcataaaaatgtgatatcggttgcTATTGGTATCGGATATTGTGAAAAACGGTAGACAATGCTGTATACAATACATATGTGTTCATACCagcacaggagatatgtcaagTTATgtatatcggtatcggcatcgtcGGATATTGGTATCAAAAATATCTGACATCCCTACTTTTTATAAACCCAAATGACCAATTTATACGtcttttttgtatattatttttatgtatattatttttatatctttttttgTCAATGTAGCCCTTATACTACGCCATAACCACCTCATTTGCACAACAGTGGAAATGAACAATTCTTATTGCATGTTGTTATTCCAAAGGTTTGCTACATTGACATTGAGTCTTATGTACATCCTTAGGGACACGGTTCCTTCTTTTATGCGACTGCCGTGTACGAGGGGGAGTGGAGTGAAGACAATCGCAGTGGTTGGGGGAGACTCACCTATAAGACCGGCGATGTCTATGAGGGCGAATGGCTGATGGACAAGGAGCACGGAATGGGCGTCCTGCAGTTTGGTATGTACTTCAAAGAGTGAAATTAATCCTGATTAGATTAACGAAAGCGGTAACTTCACTCTCTGTTGAAGAGAACGGCAACTGGTATGAAGGATCTTGGAAGAACGGCAAGAAAAGCGGTCATGGAAAGTTCTACTATGCTGACAAAGGTCTGATTTATGAAGGCCTTTGGGTGGAGGGAGATGCAAAATGTGGCACTCTGTCTGATTTTGGGAGAGAGGAAGCACCATACCCACCCAAGTATCCAATTCCACAGGTAATGTTTGAACTGTATTGTTATTTACTACAAACAACGGAAAGaaattgtcaa from Doryrhamphus excisus isolate RoL2022-K1 chromosome 21, RoL_Dexc_1.0, whole genome shotgun sequence includes these protein-coding regions:
- the LOC131109181 gene encoding MORN repeat-containing protein 3-like produces the protein MPFVKKARQIPGRFTVIDNKAKKSGLRGTVFSVNGDNYTGEWLDNKKHGWGTQEWKTSGALYNGEWKLGKHEGHGIYSVLLPDTKTYVTQYCGEWKNGMKHGHGSFFYATAVYEGEWSEDNRSGWGRLTYKTGDVYEGEWLMDKEHGMGVLQFENGNWYEGSWKNGKKSGHGKFYYADKGLIYEGLWVEGDAKCGTLSDFGREEAPYPPKYPIPQVTLVDMKMVLTNAESVYLEQT